A portion of the Epinephelus moara isolate mb chromosome 4, YSFRI_EMoa_1.0, whole genome shotgun sequence genome contains these proteins:
- the clcf1 gene encoding uncharacterized protein clcf1: MRRFCGALQHQLLLILAAAMATALDSSHNLASERSSIESTYELTKYLEYQLKEIKVIYLTYLGPPFNEKDFSPPRPNSTALSLPSAATRLELWHGLENQARLAQNQKAYSVLLAAVRELARSTLCPSLKTSLLHFCTGLDGLLGSISALMTTLGYALPPSSANMGSNSGELQYPLRGAGGDRPAPLMSQSLYRSRAGTRTQSGQRNNQRRSGTRVVRGEREDSVGGRRGKEGRRADAAAAGGRSGGSREKGRGERGRRGRREEPESWKWAAGEEERAGEWEEEAQEEQGGEERWERRRLLSISEDEEKERQFEPRVEVSYPGTDDSLQQPTIQTISNQYSYNLNSHHIDTLRKEDGFIVERRGVIVAEERQTNMEASSSSSTFHHQRRPPRSLLSPTLQPPLSTLSLLYQFGAGEEHTLLSQPVPLSLQRGTSLLSPPLTPLLSSTSSTSSSLLSVRPTMNDFARKVEGFWILRELQSWLWRSAKDFNRLKKRLRG; encoded by the exons CACTTCAACACCAGCTCCTCCTGATATTGGCTGCTGCCATGGCGACAGCCCTTGATTCTTCACACAACCTGGCCAGTGAGAGGAGTTCGATAGAAAGCACATATGAGCTGACCAAATACCTGGAGTATCAGCTCAAGGAAATCAAAGTCATATAT CTGACCTACCTTGGCCCCCCATTCAACGAGAAAGACTTCTCCCCTCCTCGACCCAACAGTACCGCTCTGTCCCTGCCCAGCGCTGCCACCCGCCTGGAGCTGTGGCACGGCCTGGAAAACCAAGCTCGGCTCGCCCAGAACCAGAAGGCCTACTCTGTCCTGCTGGCAGCTGTTAGGGAGTTGGCCCGCTCCACCCTCTGCCCCTCCCTCAAAACCTCACTACTGCACTTTTGCACAGGCCTGGATGGCCTGCTGGGCTCCATATCGGCACTGATGACCACCCTCGGTTACGCACTTCCACCTTCATCTGCAAACATGGGAAGTAACAGCGGAGAGCTGCAGTACCCTCTAAGGGGGGCAGGAGGTGACCGGCCTGCTCCACTCATGAGCCAGAGCCTTTACAGGTCCAGAGCTGGGACGAGGACACAGTCTGGTCAGCGCAACAACCAAAGAAGAAGTGGGACGAGGGTGgtcagaggagagagggaggacagtgTCGGAGGGcggagagggaaagaggggaggagggcAGACGCGGCCGCAGCTGGAGGAAGGAGTGGGGGATCAAGGGAGaagggaagaggagaaagagggaggagagggaggagggaagagCCAGAGAGCTGGAAGTGGGCTgctggagaagaagagagagcaggagaatgGGAAGAGGAGGCACAGGAGGaacagggaggggaggagagatgGGAGAGGAGACGGTTGTTGAGTATCAGTGAGgatgaagagaaggagaggcagTTTGAACCCAGGGTAGAAGTGTCGTACCCAGGCACAGACGACTCCCTCCAACAACCGACCATCCAAACCATCAGCAATCAGTACAGCTACAACCTGAACTCACATCACATCGACACACTCAGAAAAGAAGATGGATTCATTGTAGAGAGAAGAGGGGTAATAGTGGCGGAGGAGAGGCAAACAAACATGGAagcttcctcctcttcctccactttCCATCATCAGCGTCGGCCTCCTCGCTCCCTCCTCTCCCCCACCCTCCAACCTCCTCTGTCCACCCTCTCCCTGCTCTACCAGTTTGGAGCAGGTGAGGAGCACACCCTCCTCTCCCAGcctgtccctctgtctttaCAAAGGGGCACCTCCCTCCTTTCACCTCCTCTGACTCCGCTCCTTtcttccacctcctccacctcctcttcgcTGTTGTCGGTGCGGCCGACGATGAACGACTTTGCCAGGAAAGTGGAGGGGTTTTGGATATTgagagagctgcagagttggCTGTGGCGGTCGGCGAAGGACTTTAACCGCCTCAAGAAGAGACTCAGAGGCTGA